One window from the genome of Gadus morhua chromosome 16, gadMor3.0, whole genome shotgun sequence encodes:
- the LOC115561403 gene encoding granzyme A, protein MASSLLALVKTLCLVLHVQLCACGEAEIIGGKKVKAHSLPHMALLFNRTDQPCCGGALLSSRWVLTAAHCSNICTVRLGVDNIPNSLTDRSVQVRKVSKRYPHYAFNQTTHIHDLQLLKLDQEVNPTDTVKFLPLPNEMPDPQEGTKCTVAGWGAVNASNFKMTDDLMSANVTVIKRETCNSPTYYNSDPVITANMVCAGTVGENEKDQDACRGDSGGPLMCNGVQVGVTAFGRGCAKRNKPGVYILLSKEHIDWINGIMQI, encoded by the exons ATGGCGTCTTCATTGCTGGCTCTTGTTAAAACTTTGTGTTTGGTCCTCCATGTCCAGTTAT GTGCTTGTGGAGAGGCAGAGATCATCGGAGGGAAGAAGGTGAAGGCCCATTCTCTGCCCCACATGGCTCTCCTGTTTAACAGGACAGATCAGCCCTGCTGCGGAGgagccctcctctcctccagatgGGTGCTGACCGCGGCCCACTGTTCTAA TATATGTACTGTGCGTCTTGGGGTGGACAACATTCCAAACAGCTTGACGGATAGATCTGTTCAGGTCCGGAAAGTTTCAAAGCGTTACCCCCATTATGCCTTTAACCAAACCACGCATATTCATGATCTCCAGTTGCTTAAG CTCGACCAAGAGGTGAATCCGACCGATACCGTAAAGTTTTTGCCATTGCCCAATGAAATGCCAGACCCCCAGGAAGGTACCAAATGCACGGTGGCTGGTTGGGGGGCCGTCAACGCTTCAAACTTCAAAATGACAGATGATCTGATGTCGGCCAACGTCACTGTTATCAAAAGAGAAACGTGCAACTCGCCCACATATTACAATTCTGACCCAGTCATAACTGCCAACATGGTATGTGCCGGAACTGtaggagagaatgagaaagatcAGGATGCTTGTAGG GGAGACTCTGGAGGACCTTTGATGTGCAACGGTGTGCAAGTAGGAGTAACTGCCTTTGGCAGGGGCTGCGCTAAACGGAACAAACCAGGAGTGTATATCTTGCTTTCCAAAGAACACATTGACTGGATAAATGGGATAATGCAGATATAA